The Verrucomicrobiia bacterium genome has a window encoding:
- a CDS encoding ABC transporter ATP-binding protein — MIELIHLFKQFGELTAVNDINLVVPRGEFFAVLGPNAAGKTTTIKILAGLIKPTSGSARVGGYDVQTHPLEARRRLAYVPDFPFLYEKLTPWEFFRFTGQMFQMDNARIQSAAHDLIERFSLEAFVNKPIEGLSHGTRQRVAIVSALLHDPEVFVIDEPMVGLDPQHARVVKDVLKERSLKGTTIFVSTHQLSVAEEMADRIGIIHQGKLVALGTREELRKQSGGSGALEQTFLTLTAQQAGKTVSAS; from the coding sequence ATGATCGAACTCATCCACCTTTTCAAACAGTTCGGCGAATTGACCGCCGTCAATGACATCAATCTCGTCGTGCCGCGCGGGGAATTTTTCGCCGTGCTGGGGCCCAATGCCGCCGGCAAAACCACCACCATCAAAATCCTCGCCGGACTCATCAAGCCGACTTCGGGTAGCGCGCGCGTGGGTGGTTACGATGTTCAGACGCATCCGCTCGAAGCGCGCCGCCGCCTGGCGTACGTGCCGGACTTTCCGTTCCTCTACGAAAAACTGACGCCGTGGGAATTTTTTCGTTTCACCGGCCAGATGTTCCAGATGGACAATGCGCGCATCCAATCCGCCGCCCACGATCTCATCGAAAGATTTTCGCTGGAAGCTTTCGTGAACAAACCCATCGAAGGCCTTTCGCACGGAACCCGCCAACGCGTGGCGATTGTGTCGGCGTTGCTGCATGATCCCGAGGTGTTTGTCATTGACGAACCGATGGTTGGCCTCGATCCCCAGCACGCGCGCGTAGTCAAGGATGTCTTGAAGGAACGCTCGCTCAAGGGCACGACGATTTTCGTTTCCACGCATCAATTAAGCGTGGCGGAAGAAATGGCCGACCGCATCGGCATCATCCATCAGGGCAAATTGGTCGCGCTGGGCACGCGGGAAGAATTGCGAAAACAAAGCGGCGGCTCGGGTGCGCTGGAGCAAACCTTTCTCACCCTGACTGCGCAGCAAGCCGGCAAAACGGTCAGCGCATCCTGA